One Haloterrigena salifodinae DNA window includes the following coding sequences:
- a CDS encoding DUF7113 family protein gives MILIRGRAGGTELTGTLYERGERAPSFRGAPDEDAAYVWVCDEFYEVDSGGSTQLVDGREVNLAFESPMPRGFDTREQALEGAKEHVRTQFARIGVDPSNVELEVEKNGETDE, from the coding sequence ATGATACTGATACGCGGTCGTGCCGGCGGCACCGAACTCACCGGCACGCTGTACGAACGGGGCGAACGAGCGCCCTCGTTTCGCGGCGCGCCAGACGAAGACGCCGCCTACGTCTGGGTCTGCGACGAGTTCTACGAGGTCGATAGCGGCGGCTCGACCCAGCTGGTCGACGGCCGCGAAGTGAACCTCGCCTTCGAATCGCCCATGCCCCGCGGCTTCGACACCCGCGAACAGGCCCTCGAGGGCGCCAAAGAACACGTCCGGACGCAGTTCGCCCGGATCGGGGTCGACCCGAGCAACGTCGAACTCGAAGTCGAGAAAAACGGCGAAACTGACGAGTAA
- a CDS encoding thiol-disulfide oxidoreductase DCC family protein gives MATDVPQEDPIVLFDGVCNLCHGFVQFLVPRDTEGQFHFASLQSDVGQRLLAEHGLADHDLDSVVLLEGDDTYVKSDAVIRIGQRLGGVYRLLGPCRFFPRRLRDWAYDLVARHRYRLFGQKEQCMLPTGNVRDRFLE, from the coding sequence ATGGCCACGGACGTACCGCAGGAGGATCCGATCGTGCTCTTCGACGGCGTCTGCAACCTCTGTCACGGATTCGTACAGTTTCTCGTTCCGCGGGATACCGAGGGCCAGTTTCACTTCGCGTCGTTGCAGTCCGACGTCGGCCAGCGGCTGCTGGCCGAGCACGGCCTCGCCGACCACGACCTCGACTCGGTCGTGTTGCTCGAGGGCGACGACACGTACGTCAAATCCGACGCGGTGATCCGGATCGGCCAGCGACTGGGCGGCGTTTACCGACTGCTCGGGCCGTGCCGGTTTTTCCCTCGCCGGCTTCGGGACTGGGCGTACGACCTCGTCGCGCGCCACCGCTACCGGCTGTTCGGGCAGAAAGAACAGTGTATGCTGCCGACCGGGAACGTTCGGGACCGGTTTCTCGAGTAG
- a CDS encoding ATP-binding protein, producing the protein MTDLGDFGDFNAESDADSGGRDDAAAGSDGTRTSPSSAGGSTGTDGGTTDDFEPTPVEPRGEDVGIGAICVSQGLRVAEDGDETTLRAYITRGNRSSIRIGSYLLAPYPDGETLFCRIIGLEYAQQYHADDATEIHARRAMRTDGVDEADYKFVAELEPVAVLYDDDGELKRRMTDRVPKPQTVVRKADDTEQIKTGLKMPDDGVFLGHLSVGGEKVRTAATPPTIDYRLKDDYDSGDPLVFRHTLIAGGTGSGKTHGAKNILRQYLAEDRAYPMDDGREVRPAVVQFDPQDEYAQMHDDNPDLDDEFGRRLEREGIAYGGHEDTTAFVPKVGSASYAAGHHRARQVEFTIPFSMVYDNPWLVAGSGLNDNQYGALVSVLLPRFRKQYGDDGTYEEFTTFLDDPALREELDESGRVHEATFDAVRRRVLGFGHVFDQDARPITDLVHEFVRPGGLTVVPTYHINDSRATEAIVLAVSSLIIDQKLSNDPFYDRIKETPIVLGMDEAHNFLTDADSVQAGKVINKFTEAAKQGRKERLGLFLITQDPQDIHDAVFKQINTTVVLNLGDEDAIKSVNIPSNLESKVPYMEKGQMVVYSPDNSEPVELIGLPKCLTRHGRD; encoded by the coding sequence ATGACCGATCTGGGTGACTTCGGCGATTTCAACGCCGAGTCCGACGCCGATTCCGGCGGGAGAGACGACGCTGCGGCCGGTTCCGACGGGACGAGGACCTCCCCGTCGAGTGCCGGCGGGTCGACAGGTACGGACGGCGGAACGACCGACGATTTCGAGCCGACGCCCGTCGAACCGCGGGGCGAAGACGTCGGCATCGGCGCGATCTGCGTTTCCCAGGGACTGCGCGTCGCCGAGGACGGCGACGAAACGACGCTGCGCGCCTATATCACCCGCGGCAACCGCTCCTCGATCCGCATCGGGAGCTATCTGCTGGCACCCTACCCCGACGGCGAGACCCTCTTCTGCCGTATCATCGGCCTCGAGTACGCCCAGCAGTACCACGCCGACGACGCGACGGAGATCCACGCCCGGCGCGCGATGCGGACCGACGGGGTCGACGAGGCTGACTACAAGTTCGTCGCGGAGCTCGAGCCGGTGGCCGTCCTTTATGATGATGACGGCGAACTGAAACGGCGGATGACCGACCGCGTCCCCAAACCCCAGACGGTCGTCAGGAAGGCCGACGACACCGAACAGATCAAGACCGGGCTGAAGATGCCCGACGACGGCGTCTTCCTCGGACACCTCTCGGTCGGCGGCGAGAAGGTCCGGACCGCGGCCACCCCGCCGACGATCGACTACCGACTCAAGGACGACTACGACTCGGGCGATCCGCTCGTCTTCCGCCACACGCTGATCGCCGGCGGGACGGGGTCGGGGAAGACCCACGGCGCGAAGAACATCCTCCGCCAGTACCTCGCCGAGGACCGCGCCTACCCCATGGACGACGGCCGCGAGGTCCGTCCCGCCGTGGTCCAGTTCGACCCGCAAGACGAGTACGCCCAGATGCATGACGACAACCCCGACTTAGACGACGAGTTCGGTCGGCGCCTCGAGCGCGAGGGGATCGCCTACGGCGGCCACGAGGACACGACGGCGTTCGTCCCCAAGGTGGGGTCGGCGTCGTACGCCGCGGGCCACCACCGCGCGCGCCAGGTCGAGTTCACGATCCCGTTTTCGATGGTCTACGACAACCCGTGGCTGGTCGCGGGCAGCGGGTTGAACGACAACCAGTACGGCGCGCTGGTCAGCGTCCTCCTGCCGCGCTTTCGCAAGCAGTACGGCGACGACGGCACCTACGAGGAGTTCACGACGTTCCTCGACGACCCCGCGCTCCGCGAGGAACTCGACGAGTCCGGCCGGGTCCACGAGGCGACGTTCGACGCCGTCCGCCGGCGCGTGCTCGGCTTCGGTCACGTCTTCGATCAGGACGCGCGGCCGATCACTGACCTCGTCCACGAGTTCGTCCGTCCCGGCGGGCTGACCGTCGTTCCGACCTACCACATCAACGACAGTCGGGCGACAGAGGCGATCGTGCTCGCGGTCTCGTCGCTGATCATCGACCAGAAGCTCTCGAACGACCCGTTCTACGACCGGATCAAGGAGACGCCGATCGTCCTCGGGATGGACGAGGCCCACAACTTCCTGACCGACGCCGACAGCGTCCAGGCCGGGAAGGTCATCAACAAGTTCACCGAGGCCGCCAAGCAGGGCCGCAAGGAGCGACTCGGCCTCTTCCTGATTACCCAGGACCCGCAGGACATCCACGACGCCGTCTTCAAGCAGATCAACACTACCGTCGTCCTCAATCTCGGCGA
- a CDS encoding bifunctional metallophosphatase/5'-nucleotidase, protein MTRTSGRDDSDGTDPGIDSRRRRVLGMAAGASAAAVLPTTGSVGANSDDETVTIVHDTHFHGRFEDAEAAELSLARYHAVVEEHLESAANSLFVGNGDDLAPSMLGLEYEGEHVIEALNETAIDVDGVGNHEYDFGADVATERFEESEFPWVVANLLDDAGDPVPGTERWTTFEEGNLTVGVFGLVSTNFHSLTDYPAEWQVLDYVEGAQEAVDALRAAGADVVVCASHVSTGVHYTLAEGVEGLDAIVGSHSNVVFDEPEVVDGTIISEFGDEFDHVGSLTLDADGSLVDWRRTDLLAPDADPAPAADEYEEIEVRYADEIPEDETLAAIAEEWTAELEAELEQTAFETEVELNATFDNYAIETNWGNLMTDAMRTVGEVGDIEVDIAAQNAGGIRSGSTYGPGPVTGADVMNILPFPNEIQVVELTGEDVVAYLEEAIRPHPSENYGAQPAIQVSGLSYEWWGHDGESRVKNVFVGGEPVDPDETYSLAHNDYSIENSDVLSEAEVVLASGQFQGPYVLERLEERDTVAPERENRLLRVDETVGEASVAVGDGETTLTVDVPDGAAAIRPDTFRAVIRTGADLEATSATVDGDSVGVTFATDDLCGLVSDVDEPALRLFGGYDPDQEYWDYGFDVPTSSGYEYFQLRADVSATALTGDDSSNGSDGNESDGGGNESDDDGSDDGMPGFGPLGALAGGSAGGYLYSRRRSAGDEPAETSESSTDGDD, encoded by the coding sequence GTGACACGAACGTCCGGACGTGACGACAGTGACGGGACAGACCCGGGAATCGACTCGCGCCGCCGTCGGGTGCTCGGTATGGCCGCGGGAGCGTCGGCCGCCGCCGTGCTCCCGACGACCGGGAGCGTCGGAGCGAACTCCGACGACGAGACCGTTACGATCGTCCACGACACGCACTTCCACGGGCGGTTCGAGGACGCCGAGGCGGCCGAACTGAGCCTCGCCCGCTACCACGCGGTCGTCGAGGAGCACCTCGAGTCGGCCGCGAACTCGCTGTTCGTCGGCAACGGCGACGACCTCGCCCCGTCGATGCTCGGCCTCGAGTACGAGGGCGAACACGTGATCGAGGCGTTAAACGAGACGGCCATCGACGTCGACGGCGTCGGCAACCACGAGTACGACTTCGGCGCCGACGTGGCGACGGAGCGCTTCGAAGAGAGCGAGTTCCCGTGGGTCGTCGCGAACCTACTCGACGACGCCGGCGACCCGGTTCCCGGAACCGAGCGGTGGACGACGTTCGAGGAGGGGAACCTGACGGTCGGTGTCTTCGGCCTCGTCTCGACGAACTTCCACTCGCTGACCGACTATCCCGCGGAGTGGCAGGTGCTGGACTACGTCGAAGGAGCACAGGAAGCCGTCGACGCGCTCCGCGCAGCGGGCGCCGACGTCGTCGTCTGCGCTTCCCACGTCTCGACGGGCGTCCACTACACGCTCGCCGAGGGCGTCGAGGGCCTCGACGCGATCGTCGGCTCCCACTCCAACGTCGTCTTCGACGAACCCGAGGTCGTCGACGGGACGATCATCAGCGAGTTCGGCGACGAGTTCGACCACGTCGGCTCGCTCACCCTCGACGCCGACGGGAGCCTCGTCGACTGGCGACGGACCGACCTCCTGGCCCCCGACGCCGATCCCGCGCCGGCCGCCGACGAGTACGAGGAGATCGAGGTTCGCTACGCCGACGAGATCCCGGAAGACGAGACCCTCGCCGCTATCGCCGAGGAGTGGACCGCCGAACTCGAGGCGGAGCTCGAGCAGACGGCCTTCGAAACCGAGGTCGAACTGAACGCGACGTTCGACAACTACGCGATCGAGACCAACTGGGGGAACCTCATGACCGACGCGATGCGAACCGTCGGCGAGGTCGGCGACATCGAGGTCGACATCGCGGCCCAGAACGCCGGCGGCATCCGCAGCGGATCGACCTACGGCCCCGGCCCAGTCACGGGCGCCGACGTGATGAACATCCTTCCGTTCCCCAACGAGATCCAGGTCGTCGAACTGACCGGCGAGGACGTCGTCGCGTACCTCGAGGAGGCGATCCGCCCCCATCCGTCCGAGAACTACGGCGCGCAGCCGGCGATCCAGGTCTCGGGGCTCTCCTACGAGTGGTGGGGCCACGACGGCGAGAGCCGGGTGAAGAACGTCTTCGTCGGCGGCGAACCCGTCGACCCCGACGAGACCTACTCCCTCGCGCACAACGACTACTCGATCGAAAACTCCGACGTCCTCTCGGAGGCCGAGGTCGTCCTCGCCTCCGGCCAGTTCCAGGGCCCCTACGTCCTCGAGCGCCTCGAGGAGCGAGACACCGTCGCGCCCGAGCGCGAGAACCGGCTGCTCCGGGTCGACGAGACGGTCGGCGAGGCGTCGGTCGCCGTCGGCGACGGCGAGACCACCCTCACCGTCGACGTTCCGGACGGCGCCGCGGCGATTCGGCCGGACACCTTCCGAGCCGTGATCCGAACCGGCGCCGACCTCGAGGCGACCTCGGCGACCGTTGACGGCGACAGCGTCGGCGTGACGTTCGCTACCGACGACCTGTGCGGTCTCGTCTCGGACGTCGACGAGCCGGCGCTGCGGCTGTTCGGCGGCTACGATCCCGATCAGGAGTACTGGGACTACGGCTTCGACGTGCCGACCTCGAGCGGCTACGAGTACTTCCAACTCCGCGCCGACGTGAGCGCAACCGCTCTCACCGGTGACGACAGTTCGAACGGTTCCGACGGCAACGAGTCGGACGGCGGCGGCAACGAGTCAGATGATGACGGCTCGGACGACGGAATGCCCGGCTTCGGTCCGCTCGGCGCGCTCGCCGGCGGGAGCGCCGGCGGCTACCTCTACTCGCGCCGTCGCTCCGCCGGCGACGAACCGGCCGAGACGTCCGAGTCCTCGACCGACGGCGACGACTGA
- a CDS encoding DUF7344 domain-containing protein — protein MTPKTRNSQGAEIDDADVSPTRLFRAFAETRRQYALTYLAQKPAAIHLGDLAEYIALKEAAPTYDQYQRILVDLHHQHLPHLQDAGLVRYDEAAERLELAVDRDVIAPYLDLVEAGQ, from the coding sequence ATGACGCCGAAAACACGAAATTCCCAGGGAGCCGAGATCGACGACGCGGACGTTTCCCCGACGCGACTGTTCAGGGCCTTCGCGGAGACGCGACGACAGTACGCGCTCACCTATCTTGCCCAGAAGCCGGCGGCGATCCATCTCGGCGATCTCGCCGAGTACATCGCGCTCAAAGAGGCCGCCCCGACGTACGACCAGTACCAGCGGATCCTCGTCGACCTGCACCACCAGCATCTCCCCCATCTCCAGGATGCGGGTCTCGTCCGATACGACGAGGCGGCCGAACGCCTCGAGCTGGCGGTCGATCGCGACGTGATCGCGCCGTACTTGGACCTCGTCGAAGCCGGACAGTAA
- a CDS encoding DNA double-strand break repair nuclease NurA codes for MTLDPVHFDGIAQLARRIDHGADERDRRAFAETVWAEFLDPLVDDDSRTVLEPVGEQHRRHVDCEDVALHDRPFASEHGLDAGTINPTTFKNGLVIDIAQAAMAATPSDLDLHRSRTTVMTVHSNDETMTVNESWGKFDEGYSRSRAVKIPPLPRFAEGVVHALALYLAESKHALENADVVDDLLVLDGPIYPRGLLRWADQHPDLADFLLEDPRPTTVLENYVRLVERFVERDVPLVGFVKNPATRVITRTLKQKRNVDVATPWNDDSALFTRLLERGEYVDDIDGQRWERDTEALTYTNWFRSRGGVDRPLSVEGDALGVERDLSLEAYEVTFFVVYDPRDDLIYRIEAPYAFTREPERRRAMTMQVLQDIAVAHGPPTIVEKADELARISRSEKASLRETLETQFDTSQDRTYDDHRWEEEEY; via the coding sequence GTGACTCTCGATCCGGTCCACTTCGACGGCATCGCGCAACTCGCGAGGCGGATCGATCACGGGGCCGACGAGCGCGATCGCCGCGCCTTCGCCGAGACGGTCTGGGCGGAGTTCCTCGATCCGCTCGTCGACGACGATAGCCGAACCGTCCTCGAGCCGGTCGGCGAGCAGCATCGTCGTCACGTCGACTGCGAGGACGTCGCGCTCCACGATCGACCGTTCGCGAGCGAGCACGGGCTCGATGCGGGAACCATCAATCCGACGACGTTCAAAAACGGGCTCGTCATCGACATCGCGCAGGCGGCGATGGCCGCCACGCCGAGCGACCTCGACCTCCATCGGTCGCGGACCACCGTGATGACGGTCCACTCCAACGACGAGACGATGACCGTCAACGAGTCGTGGGGAAAATTCGACGAGGGGTACAGCCGGAGCCGCGCCGTCAAGATCCCGCCGCTGCCCCGCTTCGCCGAGGGGGTCGTCCACGCGCTGGCGCTCTACCTCGCCGAGAGCAAACACGCCCTCGAGAACGCCGACGTGGTCGACGACCTGCTCGTTCTGGACGGACCGATCTACCCCCGCGGGCTCCTCCGCTGGGCCGATCAACACCCGGATCTCGCGGACTTCCTGCTCGAGGATCCCCGGCCGACGACGGTGCTCGAGAACTACGTCCGACTGGTCGAGCGGTTCGTCGAGCGAGACGTGCCGCTCGTGGGCTTCGTCAAGAACCCGGCGACGCGGGTCATCACGCGGACGCTGAAGCAGAAGCGAAACGTCGACGTGGCCACCCCGTGGAACGACGATTCGGCGCTGTTCACGCGGCTCTTAGAGCGCGGCGAGTACGTCGACGATATCGACGGCCAGCGCTGGGAGCGCGACACCGAGGCGCTGACCTACACGAACTGGTTTCGCTCCCGTGGCGGCGTCGATCGCCCGCTCTCGGTCGAGGGCGACGCCCTCGGCGTTGAGCGCGACCTCTCGCTCGAGGCCTACGAGGTGACGTTCTTCGTCGTCTACGACCCGCGCGACGATCTGATCTACCGAATCGAGGCCCCCTACGCGTTCACTCGAGAGCCCGAACGGCGGCGGGCGATGACGATGCAGGTCCTGCAGGATATCGCCGTCGCGCACGGTCCGCCGACGATCGTCGAGAAGGCCGACGAACTCGCCCGGATCAGCCGCTCGGAGAAGGCGTCGCTGCGCGAGACCCTCGAGACGCAGTTCGATACGAGCCAGGACCGGACCTACGACGACCACCGATGGGAGGAGGAGGAGTACTAG
- a CDS encoding DUF7344 domain-containing protein: protein MSSKASIGGDSERDPLTDVPEECYDVLRHPRRIRILATLGARRTRLSLMELTTMIVENEDLDVPTGKARHDVRISLVHNHLPRLAEYGLVEFDAETGAELVDEPPVHPADLAGLLELCEGPEGERMLEAIVHPVRMRVLGMLSGVEHTVSVEQLASALVASDVGADDRERAKISLYHAHLPVLADAGALEFDADANLVTRGEQTTSVLH, encoded by the coding sequence ATGAGTTCGAAAGCGTCCATCGGCGGTGACAGCGAGCGGGATCCACTGACAGACGTCCCGGAAGAGTGTTACGACGTCCTCCGACACCCGCGCCGGATTCGCATCCTCGCGACGCTCGGCGCCCGCCGCACGCGGCTGTCGCTGATGGAGCTAACGACGATGATCGTCGAGAACGAAGACCTGGACGTTCCGACCGGCAAGGCCCGTCACGACGTCCGCATCAGTCTCGTCCACAACCACCTTCCCCGACTGGCCGAGTACGGCCTCGTCGAGTTCGACGCCGAGACCGGCGCCGAACTGGTCGACGAACCGCCGGTCCACCCCGCGGATCTCGCGGGCCTGCTCGAGCTCTGTGAGGGTCCGGAGGGAGAGCGGATGCTCGAGGCGATCGTCCACCCCGTCCGGATGCGAGTCCTCGGGATGCTCTCGGGCGTCGAACACACCGTCTCCGTCGAGCAGCTCGCGTCGGCACTCGTCGCCAGCGACGTCGGTGCGGACGACCGCGAGCGGGCGAAGATTTCCCTCTACCACGCTCACCTCCCCGTGCTGGCCGACGCGGGCGCCCTGGAGTTCGACGCCGACGCCAACCTGGTCACGCGAGGCGAACAGACGACATCGGTCCTCCACTGA
- a CDS encoding cohesin domain-containing protein, with protein MSPATERRTAAAGRSLLLGAAVLALLTVSLLGLAAETAVAGDRTAAVFPSTQTIDAEPGEEITVDVVMQSDGGYGGEGIESITLVAQYNPEYLEITDVKRGPWLEQGAETDVRAERAIAHNDGTAVLEQRRDPPADGATGNARLATLTVAVAEDAPPSEATISFAESRAELLREMPIPIFDMGATVAIDGGGDEAPAFDHPDPDGLETTPVAGDETTGAEPGSESESPGEDDAAAETDGESGDGGTKRDDGDAVPGLSTPVAAWIVVGTVLVARRLRDGTGVRAGSDRD; from the coding sequence ATGAGCCCCGCAACGGAACGACGGACGGCCGCCGCCGGACGCAGCCTGTTGCTGGGAGCGGCCGTCCTCGCGCTGCTAACGGTCTCGCTGCTCGGCCTCGCCGCCGAGACGGCCGTTGCCGGCGATCGAACCGCGGCCGTCTTCCCGTCGACGCAGACGATCGACGCGGAGCCCGGCGAGGAGATCACCGTCGACGTCGTCATGCAAAGCGACGGCGGCTACGGCGGCGAAGGCATCGAGTCGATTACCCTCGTCGCTCAGTACAATCCCGAGTATCTCGAGATTACCGACGTCAAACGAGGCCCCTGGCTCGAGCAGGGCGCGGAAACGGACGTCCGCGCCGAGCGGGCGATCGCACACAACGACGGCACCGCCGTCCTCGAGCAGCGGCGCGATCCGCCCGCCGACGGCGCAACAGGGAACGCGAGACTCGCGACGCTCACGGTTGCGGTCGCCGAAGACGCCCCGCCGTCGGAGGCGACGATTTCCTTCGCGGAGAGCCGCGCCGAACTCCTCCGCGAGATGCCGATCCCGATCTTCGATATGGGCGCTACCGTCGCGATTGACGGCGGCGGCGACGAGGCGCCGGCGTTCGACCACCCGGACCCGGACGGTCTCGAGACGACGCCCGTCGCCGGCGACGAAACTACCGGCGCCGAACCGGGGTCGGAATCCGAATCGCCGGGAGAAGACGACGCAGCGGCGGAGACCGACGGCGAGAGCGGAGATGGCGGAACGAAGCGAGATGACGGGGACGCCGTCCCGGGACTCTCGACGCCTGTCGCGGCGTGGATCGTCGTCGGAACGGTACTCGTCGCCCGCCGATTGCGCGACGGTACCGGCGTTCGAGCCGGCTCGGACCGGGATTAG
- the gpmI gene encoding 2,3-bisphosphoglycerate-independent phosphoglycerate mutase: MDAALIILDGWGLGDGTSRDAVEAADTPNFDRLADEGAYGTLEVAGRRVGLPDGQMGNSEVGHLNIGAGRVVHQEYTRISDSIADGSFRENDAINTAFDNARANDGKVHFVGLVSDGGVHSDHEHLHALIELAGDHDVDAVTHAITDGRDTSPTGGRDYLSTLEDVVDEHGTGDVATVTGRYYAMDRDQNWERTKRTYDAMVNREADHEAETAVDAVEQSYDRDVTDEFVEPTLVAGGPALEDGDSVVWFNFRSDRARQLTRMLADIRSEDWADQFETSPPDAEVVMLTQYDKTFDLPVAYPPNQPEQVLGEVLADAGRTQLRIAESEKYAHVTYFLNGGREVEFDGEIREIVESPDVPTYDQQPEMSAPEVTDTAVDVTDSDDPDVLVLNYANPDMVGHTGDYEAAIEAVEAVDSQLGRLAETLRDAGAHVLVTADHGNADDMGTEEDPHTAHTYNLVPLVYVADDGTDGGRTVREGGTLADIAPTILELIDLEQPPEMTGESLLE; the protein is encoded by the coding sequence ATGGACGCTGCGCTGATCATCCTCGATGGGTGGGGACTCGGCGACGGAACAAGCAGAGACGCCGTAGAAGCTGCCGACACGCCGAACTTCGATCGGCTCGCCGACGAGGGCGCGTACGGGACGCTCGAGGTCGCGGGCCGGCGCGTCGGCCTCCCCGACGGCCAGATGGGCAACAGCGAGGTCGGCCACCTCAATATCGGCGCCGGACGCGTGGTCCACCAGGAGTACACCCGAATCTCGGACTCCATCGCGGACGGCTCCTTCCGGGAGAACGACGCGATCAACACCGCGTTCGACAACGCCCGCGCAAACGACGGCAAAGTGCACTTCGTCGGCCTCGTCAGCGACGGCGGGGTCCACTCCGACCACGAGCACCTCCATGCGCTGATCGAATTGGCGGGCGACCACGACGTCGATGCCGTCACCCACGCGATCACGGACGGCCGGGACACCTCGCCGACCGGCGGCCGGGACTACCTCTCGACGCTCGAGGACGTCGTCGACGAGCACGGTACCGGCGACGTGGCGACGGTTACGGGCCGGTACTACGCGATGGACCGCGACCAGAACTGGGAGCGGACGAAGCGGACCTACGACGCGATGGTCAACCGCGAGGCCGATCACGAAGCCGAGACGGCCGTCGATGCGGTCGAGCAATCCTACGACCGCGACGTCACCGACGAGTTCGTCGAGCCGACCCTCGTTGCGGGCGGGCCGGCCCTCGAGGACGGCGACTCGGTCGTCTGGTTTAACTTCCGCTCGGACCGCGCGCGCCAGCTCACGCGAATGCTGGCCGACATCCGGTCCGAGGACTGGGCCGATCAGTTCGAAACCAGCCCGCCGGACGCGGAGGTCGTTATGCTGACCCAGTACGACAAGACGTTCGACCTCCCGGTCGCCTACCCGCCGAACCAGCCCGAGCAGGTGCTCGGCGAGGTGCTGGCCGACGCGGGCCGAACCCAGTTGCGGATCGCCGAATCCGAGAAGTACGCCCACGTCACCTATTTCCTCAATGGCGGCCGCGAGGTCGAGTTCGACGGCGAGATCCGCGAGATCGTCGAGAGCCCCGACGTGCCGACCTACGACCAGCAGCCGGAAATGAGCGCGCCCGAGGTGACCGACACCGCCGTCGATGTGACCGACTCCGACGACCCGGACGTGCTCGTGCTCAACTACGCAAACCCGGACATGGTCGGCCACACGGGCGACTACGAGGCCGCCATTGAGGCCGTCGAGGCCGTCGATTCCCAACTCGGCCGCCTCGCGGAGACGCTCCGGGACGCCGGCGCGCACGTCCTCGTCACCGCCGACCACGGCAACGCCGACGACATGGGCACCGAGGAGGATCCTCACACCGCGCACACGTACAATCTCGTCCCGCTCGTCTACGTCGCCGACGACGGAACCGACGGCGGACGGACCGTTCGGGAGGGCGGCACGCTCGCCGACATCGCGCCGACGATCCTCGAGTTGATCGACCTCGAGCAGCCCCCAGAGATGACCGGCGAGTCGCTGCTCGAGTAA